The stretch of DNA CATAATTGAGTAGGAAGTGCTAATTCTTGTTCAATCAGCTTTGGTGTAGAATCTATAATATCATTAAGTTTACCGATGGTCTCATATAaactatataatatattcattttatccATTTCGTCACTTTTAATATCgtatatacatttcattaaatttatatcattattaaaaatattctgaaacttattctttatatgtttgtaaaaatctGTGATACAATGACTTTCATTTCCTCTACTTTTagctattttaaaatttacccAATAGTTAATAAATCCGCAATCATACCTAGGTTCAATACATtcttttacattatttacaCCAGTAGTTAATGATTTATACAGTTTTATAAAGTCTGGACAAACATTGCTcgctatttcttcattttctttcgAAGATtccttcaaaaaattaatatttgaACACTTATTAGAAATTTCATTGGATTTAGCATCATGCTGAAGAtactttactttttttaaatattcttcAATATATTCGAAAAAATcaaactaaaaaattaaagataaaTTATATGTTGTTTACGGCTAAAcccatatataaaaaaatatatatttcattacatataaatatctatgaattatataaagaatatacAATAAGCATATTTGTTCTACTGAAATCtatgaaaatatacaatAGAATAATCTATTTTGGTTTGGCATCCCATTTTTCAGT from Plasmodium cynomolgi strain B DNA, scaffold: 0387, whole genome shotgun sequence encodes:
- a CDS encoding hypothetical protein (putative), which encodes MGLAFDFFEYIEEYLKKVKYLQHDAKSNEISNKCSNINFLKESSKENEEIASNVCPDFIKLYKSLTTGVNNVKECIEPRYDCGFINYWVNFKIAKSRGNESHCITDFYKHIKNKFQNIFNNDINLMKCIYDIKSDEMDKMNILYSLYETI